In Rattus rattus isolate New Zealand chromosome 3, Rrattus_CSIRO_v1, whole genome shotgun sequence, one genomic interval encodes:
- the Tchhl1 gene encoding LOW QUALITY PROTEIN: trichohyalin-like protein 1 (The sequence of the model RefSeq protein was modified relative to this genomic sequence to represent the inferred CDS: inserted 2 bases in 1 codon) — protein sequence MSRLLRGIFCVIEIFHKYASEDGNKEARLTHRELRQLLEEEIGDFLQPHVFHAVERKLNLLDFDRDGTISFEEFLLAIFSLLNPPYFDISLLNSEPRLMSKSEKTDAVDLGAITGSTQRVVGDGPTQERLIFSPEMSLTGQPCKEEGEAGDEPMVSPWEDVKTHGLPRNVSEPNDPEKHQPKEDAQEVAQTVPAAEYDVVQYQRNTAVEVSKQSAGLTQEIPRQGNKTSRRQSDTKISDYVIQRPTDYEERASATQDPILQKEDKVAGSAHTDLPVVAATGKSSQTQEVLEPTDDMRLSETQGTRKDAGRMPPETTHLEEPKADASASGSHSLPIQEREHETRDLSVQSRSRNVSETSSRGEWEEECEEHERKTRSLAPEAETPDEKCQEFPGSQRENDAERGAAALDPSSGEGNQNLPEVKEESISEKEARHSEEDTVDTFAINKTSPAVEETPETRERSQELAPLEEQSQGKKHRAAKTHDESVRKEDHSEGEDPELSPTQSDEGFCETPNSLAPEVGKSSSETAETRVPGESQSQVEHHGDAKQESHINNPDSQKQGVPGESNREQEAVVLSIQEDGQLPEEEEEEREEXDGLSSRTKRGPGGAMEPGEEGEATAGSENKITRGRGFRAQ from the exons ATGTCCAGGCTCCTGAGAGGTATCTTCTGTGTCATTGAGATATTCCACAAGTATGCCAGTGAGGATGGCAACAAGGAAGCAAGGCTGACCCACAGAGAGCTGAGACAGCTCCTTGAGGAAGAAATTGGGGACTTTCTTCAG CCACATGTCTTTCATGCTGTGGAAAGAAAGTTGAACCTTCTGGATTTTGACAGAGATGGCACCATCAGTTTTGAAGAATTTCTCCTTGCAATCTTCAGCCTATTGAACCCGCCTTATTTTGACATATCTTTACTAAATTCAGAACCAAGACTGATGTCTAAATCAGAGAAGACGGATGCTGTGGATTTGGGAGCAATCACTGGAAGCACTCAGCGGGTAGTAGGGGATGGGCCAACTCAGGAAAGGCTCATATTTTCACCAGAAATGTCATTAACAGGTCAGCCCTGCAAGGAAGAAGGTGAGGCAGGTGATGAGCCTATGGTGAGCCCATGGGAAGATGTTAAGACCCACGGCCTGCCAAGAAATGTGTCTGAGCCAAATGACCCTGAGAAACACCAGCCAAAAGAAGATGCTCAGGAAGTCGCACAAACTGTTCCAGCAGCAGAATATGATGTAGTCCAATATCAGAGAAATACAGCAGTAGAAGTATCCAAACAGAGTGCTGGCCTAACACAGGAGATCCCAAGACAAGGGAATAAAACATCCAGGAGGCAAAGTGACACCAAGATAAGTGACTATGTGATTCAGAGGCCAACTGACTATGAGGAGCGCGCTTCTGCAACACAAGATCCAATCCTGCAAAAAGAAGACAAAGTCGCCGGGTCAGCGCACACTGACTTGCCAGTAGTAGCTGCTACCGGGAAATCATCTCAGACACAGGAAGTTCTTGAGCCTACCGATGATATGAGACTATCTGAGACTcaaggaactagaaaggatgctGGCAGAATGCCACCTGAAACCACGCATTTAGAGGAGCCCAAAGCCGATGCTAGTGCATCTGGGAGCCACAGTTTGCCAATTcaagaaagagaacatgaaacaAGGGACCTGTCTGTCCAAAGCCGGAGCAGAAATGTTTCAGAAACATCTAGTAGAGGTGAGTGGGAGGAGGAATGTgaagaacatgaaagaaaaacCAGATCTCTAGCACCAGAAGCTGAAACACCGGACGAGAAGTGTCAAGAATTCCCAGGATCACAGAGGGAAAATGATGCGGAAAGGGGCGCTGCTGCGCTAGATCCAAGCTCTGGAGAAGGAAATCAGAATCTCCCTGAAGTCAAGGAAGAATCTATCTCCGAAAAAGAGGCAAGACACAGTGAGGAAGACACAGTAGATACGTTTGCAATCAACAAAACCAGCCCGGCAGTTGAAGAGACaccagaaacaagagaaaggtcCCAAGAGCTGGCACCGCTTGAGGAGCAATCTCAAGGGAAAAAGCATAGAGCTGCCAAGACTCATGACGAGTCAGTTAGGAAGGAGGACCACAGTGAGGGAGAAGACCCTGAGTTATCACCTACACAGAGCGATGAGGGCTTTTGTGAAACTCCCAACAGCCTGGCTCCAGAGGTAGGTAAGAGCAGCTCAGAGACAGCTGAGACACGTGTACCAGGGGAGTCACAGAGTCAGGTAGAGCACCATGGAGATGCTAAGCAAGAAAGTCACATTAACAACCCAGATTCCCAGAAGCAGGGAGTACCAGGCGAGAGCAACAGAGAACAGGAGGCGGTAGTGCTGTCAATCCAAGAAGATGGACAGCtcccagaggaagaggaagaagagagagagga tgatgGTCTGAGCTCAAGGACCAAAAGAGGCCCAGGGGGAGCTATGGAGCCCGGTGAAGAAGGGGAAGCCACAGCAGGGAGTGAAAACAAAATCACTAGAGGCAGAGGGTTCAGAGCCCAGTGA